DNA from Pseudomonas putida:
GAAACCGCTGCCGAAGCCGATATGGGCCTGGTCTACGGCATTGGTTTCCCTCCCTTCCGCGGTGGTGCGCTGCGTTACATCGACTCGATCGGTGTTGCCGAATTCGTCGCCCTGGCCGATCAGTATGCCGATCTGGGGCCGCTGTACCACCCGACCGCCAAGCTGCGTGAAATGGCCAAGAACGGCCAGCGCTTCTTCAACTGAGCGGTCAACGAGCTAGAGCGAGAGATTTGATATGAGCCTGAATCCAAGAGACGTGGTGATTGTCGACTTCGGTCGCACGCCAATGGGCCGCTCCAAGGGTGGCATGCACCGTAATACCCGCGCCGAAGACATGTCGGCGCACCTGATCAGCAAGTTGCTGGAACGCAACGGCAAGGTTGACCCGAAAGAAGTCGAGGACGTGATCTGGGGCTGCGTCAACCAGACCCTGGAACAGGGCTGGAACATCGCCCGCATGGCGTCGCTGATGACCCAGATCCCGCACACCTCTGCGGCCCAGACCGTCAGCCGTCTTTGCGGTTCGTCGATGAGCGCGCTGCACACTGCCGCCCAGGCGATCATGACCGGTAACGGTGATGTGTTCGTGGTCGGTGGCGTGGAGCACATGGGGCACGTCAGCATGATGCACGGCGTCGATCCCAACCCGCACCTGTCCTTGCATGCCGCCAAGGCTTCCGGGATGATGGGCCTGACTGCAGAAATGCTCGGCAAGATGCATGGCATCACCCGTGAGCAGCAGGACCTGTTCGGCGTGCGTTCGCACCAGTTGGCCCACAAGGCCACGGTCGAAGGCAAGTTCAAGGACGAGATCATCCCGATGCAGGGCTATGACGAGAACGGCTTCCTGAAGGTGTTCGATTTCGACGAAACCATTCGCCCGGAAACCACCCTCGAAGGCCTGGCGTCGCTCAAGCCGGCGTTCAACC
Protein-coding regions in this window:
- the fadA gene encoding acetyl-CoA C-acyltransferase FadA: MSLNPRDVVIVDFGRTPMGRSKGGMHRNTRAEDMSAHLISKLLERNGKVDPKEVEDVIWGCVNQTLEQGWNIARMASLMTQIPHTSAAQTVSRLCGSSMSALHTAAQAIMTGNGDVFVVGGVEHMGHVSMMHGVDPNPHLSLHAAKASGMMGLTAEMLGKMHGITREQQDLFGVRSHQLAHKATVEGKFKDEIIPMQGYDENGFLKVFDFDETIRPETTLEGLASLKPAFNPKGGTVTAGTSSQITDGASCMIVMSGQRAMDLGIQPLAVIRSMAVAGVDPAIMGYGPVPSTQKALKRAGLTMADIDFIELNEAFAAQALPVLKDLKVLDKMDEKVNLHGGAIALGHPFGCSGARISGTLLNVMKQNGGTLGVATMCVGLGQGITTVFERV